The following are from one region of the Paramicrobacterium humi genome:
- a CDS encoding CDP-glycerol glycerophosphotransferase family protein: protein MNVMRDARKALRLGRKLIDNRRAHAALRQKTRQQPPLEPGRFKIAVYFADEQVNLYQIRQWYKPLVELSKTWPVVILSRGSTGALRLLDESPVPVTYVRTVTSLEKTIAKQDVRIVFYVNQNAKNFQMFRYGQRWHVFINHGESDKMYMTTNQFKAYDYALIAGDAARARLEKALWDYDFDKRAIPIGRPQADHFSGELPYTPDDRTVVLYAPTWEGDREAAAYGSVASHGVALVRALLATGEHRVIYRPHPRSGVVSRAYAAANRQIIDMLAAANRSDPSAKHVYDNGPEIGWQIAAADVAIVDISAMIYDRLATGKALMVTRPVSETAKVDEGGYLSACEWLDADEAGAIVEHVDRLLHDPETTQRIAFWSQHYFGDTAPGAATQRFHAAVQHLMDEWEKYAALHADDLAGRRPDSPH, encoded by the coding sequence ATGAATGTGATGCGGGACGCACGAAAGGCCCTTCGACTTGGGCGCAAGCTCATCGACAACCGACGCGCGCACGCGGCACTCCGGCAGAAGACCCGACAGCAGCCTCCGCTCGAGCCGGGCCGCTTCAAGATCGCCGTGTATTTCGCCGACGAGCAGGTGAACCTGTATCAGATCCGGCAATGGTACAAGCCGCTCGTCGAGCTCTCGAAGACCTGGCCCGTCGTCATTCTGAGCCGCGGCTCGACCGGGGCGCTTCGGCTTCTCGACGAATCACCGGTTCCCGTCACGTACGTGCGCACCGTCACTTCCCTTGAGAAGACGATCGCGAAGCAAGACGTCCGCATCGTGTTTTACGTCAACCAGAATGCCAAGAACTTCCAGATGTTCCGGTACGGGCAGCGCTGGCACGTTTTCATCAACCACGGTGAGAGCGACAAGATGTACATGACGACGAACCAGTTCAAGGCATACGACTACGCCTTGATCGCCGGGGACGCGGCGCGCGCTCGTCTCGAGAAGGCGCTCTGGGACTACGACTTCGACAAGCGCGCGATTCCCATCGGGCGGCCGCAAGCCGACCACTTCTCGGGAGAGCTGCCGTACACGCCCGACGATCGCACCGTCGTGCTCTACGCGCCGACGTGGGAGGGCGACCGCGAGGCCGCCGCATACGGCTCGGTCGCGAGCCACGGCGTGGCTCTCGTGCGCGCACTGCTCGCGACCGGTGAGCATCGCGTGATCTATCGCCCGCACCCGCGATCCGGAGTGGTCAGCCGCGCATATGCCGCCGCCAATCGCCAGATCATCGACATGCTCGCGGCGGCCAACCGCAGCGACCCGTCCGCGAAGCACGTCTACGACAATGGACCCGAGATCGGCTGGCAGATCGCAGCGGCGGATGTGGCCATAGTCGACATCTCCGCGATGATCTACGACCGTCTGGCGACCGGGAAGGCGCTTATGGTCACGCGACCCGTGAGCGAGACCGCGAAAGTGGACGAAGGCGGATATCTGTCCGCGTGCGAGTGGCTCGATGCGGACGAGGCGGGGGCGATCGTCGAGCACGTCGACCGCCTGCTGCACGACCCGGAGACGACGCAGCGTATCGCCTTCTGGTCGCAGCACTACTTCGGTGACACCGCGCCGGGAGCTGCCACGCAGCGATTCCACGCCGCCGTGCAGCACCTGATGGACGAGTGGGAGAAGTACGCGGCGCTTCACGCGGACGATCTCGCGGGACGTCGACCCGACTCACCGCACTGA
- the murI gene encoding glutamate racemase: MNDAPIGIFDSGVGGLTVARAIQDQLPHESLLYVGDTAHSPYGPKPIADVRRYSLEVLDDLVAQGVKMIVIACNTASSAMLRDARERYAVPVIEVIQPAVRTAVTTTRNHRVGVIGTEGTINSRAYQDAFAAAPDLTIIGRACPRFVEFVEAGVTTGSEVIAVAQEYLQPLKDANIDTLVLGCTHYPFLKGVISYVMGPDVTLVSSDTETANDVYRTLVDRGIERTAPTPPVHRYEATGASASDFLELAHRLIGREISRVNLVQTGALDLASLHAALNEGDHS; the protein is encoded by the coding sequence GTGAACGATGCGCCAATAGGGATATTCGACTCCGGCGTCGGCGGTCTGACTGTTGCGCGTGCGATCCAGGATCAGCTCCCGCACGAATCCCTGCTGTATGTCGGCGACACTGCGCACTCACCGTATGGACCGAAACCCATCGCCGACGTTCGCCGGTACTCCCTCGAGGTCCTCGACGATCTCGTCGCCCAAGGGGTGAAGATGATCGTGATCGCGTGCAACACCGCGTCATCCGCGATGCTTCGCGACGCCAGGGAGCGATACGCCGTGCCTGTCATCGAGGTGATCCAGCCGGCCGTGCGAACCGCGGTGACGACGACCAGGAACCACCGCGTCGGCGTCATAGGGACCGAGGGAACGATCAACTCGAGGGCCTACCAGGACGCGTTCGCGGCGGCCCCCGACCTGACGATCATCGGCCGAGCCTGCCCGCGATTCGTCGAGTTCGTCGAAGCCGGCGTCACGACGGGAAGCGAGGTCATCGCCGTCGCGCAGGAGTACTTGCAGCCGCTGAAAGACGCGAACATCGACACGCTCGTGCTCGGCTGCACCCACTACCCCTTCCTCAAGGGCGTCATCTCCTACGTCATGGGTCCCGACGTCACGCTCGTGTCGAGCGACACCGAGACCGCGAACGACGTCTACCGCACTCTCGTTGACCGGGGGATCGAGCGAACCGCGCCCACACCGCCTGTGCACCGCTACGAGGCGACGGGAGCGAGCGCAAGCGACTTCCTCGAACTCGCCCATCGACTGATCGGACGCGAGATCTCTCGCGTCAACCTCGTGCAGACGGGCGCGCTCGACCTCGCTTCCCTGCACGCCGCACTCAACGAAGGAGACCATTCGTGA
- a CDS encoding glycosyltransferase family 2 protein — translation MGTSTSGASSDALPGVSYVMPVLNDVTHVRAAVASLLNQDYPGPFDVSIAVGPSIDGTNELVDELSRADSRIHVLENPVGSTPSGLNIAITASAYPIVVRVDAHSVLPPDYTRIAVETIQRTGAGNVGGIMDAKGTTPFEDAVAAAYGSRVGLGGTPHHVGGKEGRADTVYLGVFRRDVLERVGMFDERIKRGQDWELNRRIRSSGSGVWFTPELRVVYRPRPSLSRLARQFFSTGMWRGELSRRFPSPNTLRYFAPPVMVLAVTVGLLLGLVGLVQLAIGTPAFALWGFAIPALYALIVIVAAFALRGDLSPRARCWLLVVLPCIHFCWGIGFIPGFLLLASNIAAQKYEKGSGSSVHPAP, via the coding sequence ATGGGAACGTCAACGTCGGGTGCGTCATCAGATGCACTACCAGGCGTGTCGTACGTCATGCCCGTTCTCAACGACGTCACGCACGTCCGCGCCGCCGTTGCCAGTCTGCTCAACCAGGACTATCCGGGCCCTTTCGACGTCTCGATCGCGGTGGGACCCTCGATCGACGGCACGAACGAGCTCGTCGACGAGCTCTCGCGAGCAGACTCGCGCATTCACGTGCTCGAGAACCCCGTCGGTTCGACGCCGTCGGGGCTCAACATCGCGATCACGGCATCCGCGTACCCGATCGTCGTCCGCGTTGATGCGCACTCCGTGCTGCCGCCGGACTACACGCGCATCGCCGTCGAGACGATCCAGCGCACGGGCGCGGGGAACGTCGGTGGAATCATGGATGCCAAGGGCACGACGCCCTTCGAAGACGCCGTGGCCGCGGCTTACGGATCTCGCGTCGGACTCGGCGGAACTCCTCATCACGTGGGCGGGAAGGAAGGACGCGCCGACACCGTGTACCTCGGCGTCTTCCGTCGAGATGTGCTCGAACGGGTCGGCATGTTCGACGAGCGCATCAAGCGCGGCCAGGACTGGGAGCTCAACCGGCGCATCCGATCCTCGGGAAGCGGCGTGTGGTTCACGCCGGAGCTGCGGGTCGTCTATCGTCCGCGGCCAAGCCTCTCACGGCTCGCTCGGCAGTTCTTCTCGACCGGCATGTGGCGCGGCGAACTGAGCCGCCGGTTCCCGAGCCCGAACACGCTTCGCTACTTCGCCCCACCCGTCATGGTGCTCGCCGTCACGGTCGGACTGCTGCTCGGCCTCGTCGGGCTCGTGCAACTGGCCATCGGGACTCCCGCGTTCGCGCTCTGGGGCTTCGCGATCCCGGCCCTGTACGCCCTCATCGTCATCGTCGCGGCATTCGCGCTGCGCGGGGATCTGTCGCCTCGCGCGCGGTGCTGGCTGCTTGTCGTGCTGCCGTGCATACACTTTTGCTGGGGGATCGGCTTCATTCCCGGTTTCCTGCTGCTCGCCAGCAACATCGCTGCACAGAAGTACGAGAAGGGTTCCGGCTCGAGTGTCCACCCCGCACCATGA
- a CDS encoding ABC transporter permease, translated as MLEAVTSVAAPRPARSSAARYRSALWLLTKRDLRVRYSTSALGYLWSIIDPLIMAGIYWFVFTQVFDRGAGKIGEQPYIVFLLAGLLPWMWFNGAVSDSTRAFLREAKLVRSTSIPRTIWVNRLVLSKGIEFIAAIPVLALFAIVYHAPVNGYALLFPVGILLQAVLTTAVGLIVAPAVVFFRDLERATKLLLRFLFYASPIVYGITNLPDSIRTIASFNPLAGVMSLYRAAFFPAQLDWFAVGASALVSLVLLGIGIALFQRSERSVLKEL; from the coding sequence ATGTTGGAGGCTGTGACTTCCGTTGCCGCCCCACGACCCGCGCGGTCATCAGCCGCGCGCTATCGGAGCGCACTCTGGTTGCTGACGAAGCGCGACTTGCGCGTGCGCTATTCCACAAGCGCGCTGGGCTATCTCTGGTCGATCATCGACCCGCTCATCATGGCGGGAATCTACTGGTTCGTCTTCACCCAGGTGTTCGACCGGGGTGCCGGGAAGATCGGCGAACAGCCGTACATCGTCTTCCTCCTCGCCGGCCTGCTCCCGTGGATGTGGTTCAACGGCGCGGTCTCCGACAGCACGCGAGCGTTCCTGCGCGAGGCGAAGCTCGTGCGCTCCACGTCGATCCCTCGCACGATCTGGGTCAATCGTCTCGTGCTCTCCAAGGGCATCGAGTTCATTGCGGCCATTCCCGTCCTCGCACTGTTCGCGATCGTGTACCACGCTCCCGTCAACGGGTATGCCCTGCTGTTTCCGGTCGGCATCCTCCTGCAGGCCGTGCTCACAACCGCCGTCGGGTTGATCGTCGCTCCCGCCGTCGTCTTCTTCCGCGATCTCGAGCGCGCCACCAAGCTGCTGCTGCGCTTCCTCTTCTACGCCTCCCCCATCGTGTACGGCATCACGAATCTTCCTGACAGCATCCGGACGATCGCCTCGTTCAATCCGCTCGCGGGGGTCATGTCGCTGTATCGTGCGGCGTTCTTCCCCGCTCAGCTCGACTGGTTCGCCGTCGGCGCGTCCGCTCTCGTATCCCTCGTCCTTCTCGGCATCGGCATTGCCCTGTTCCAACGGTCGGAACGCAGCGTGCTGAAGGAGCTGTGA
- the rph gene encoding ribonuclease PH: MTTRKDGRTTDQLRQVTIERGWSDQAEGSALISYGKTRVLCTASFTPGVPRWLTGKGRGWVTAEYAMLPRATNERSRRESVKGRIGGRTHEISRLIGRSLRAVVDTKALGENTIMIDCDVLQADGGTRTASITGAYVALADAIEWARGKGHVGKNSTPLIDSVSAVSVGIIDGEPMLDLAYVEDVRAETDMNVVVTGRGLFVEVQGTAEGAPFDRRELDSLLDLAVAGAAELGDIQRNALAAS; the protein is encoded by the coding sequence GTGACCACACGCAAAGACGGCCGCACCACTGATCAGCTGCGCCAGGTGACAATCGAGCGAGGCTGGAGCGACCAAGCCGAAGGGTCCGCTCTCATCTCGTACGGCAAGACGCGCGTGCTGTGCACGGCCTCGTTCACGCCGGGCGTGCCACGGTGGCTCACAGGCAAGGGCCGCGGCTGGGTCACGGCCGAGTACGCGATGCTGCCCCGCGCGACGAACGAGCGTTCCCGTCGCGAATCCGTCAAGGGTCGCATCGGCGGGCGGACTCACGAGATCTCGCGCCTGATCGGCCGCAGCCTTCGCGCGGTCGTCGATACCAAGGCACTCGGCGAGAACACCATAATGATCGACTGTGACGTGCTGCAGGCAGACGGCGGAACGCGAACGGCGTCGATAACGGGCGCCTACGTCGCACTCGCCGACGCGATCGAATGGGCTCGCGGCAAGGGGCATGTCGGGAAGAACTCGACACCGCTCATCGACAGTGTGTCGGCGGTCTCGGTCGGCATCATCGACGGCGAACCCATGCTGGATCTCGCCTACGTCGAGGACGTGCGCGCCGAGACGGACATGAACGTCGTCGTCACCGGGAGAGGACTCTTCGTCGAGGTGCAGGGAACTGCGGAGGGCGCTCCGTTCGACCGGCGCGAGCTCGACTCGCTCCTCGACCTCGCGGTCGCCGGCGCCGCCGAGCTCGGCGACATCCAACGGAACGCTCTGGCCGCCTCATGA
- a CDS encoding ABC transporter ATP-binding protein produces MPASVISVRDLGVRFRRNRRGRRSFKDLFAGKNRRSRPGEFWALRGVSFEVEAGEAIGVVGRNGQGKSTLLKLVAGVLLPDEGTVSVRDGVAPLIEITGGFVNDLTVRDNVYLTAGLHGMPKREIDRRFDDIIGFAEIDDFVDTPYKHLSSGMKVRIAFSVISQLEEPIILVDEVLAVGDKGFKEKCYRRIDEMLEGGRTLFFVSHNERDLRRFCSRGLYLDKGKLVLDAAIDEVLDRYNDDYNR; encoded by the coding sequence ATGCCGGCATCCGTCATCTCCGTGCGTGATCTGGGCGTGCGCTTCCGCCGCAACCGGCGTGGTCGCCGTAGCTTCAAAGATCTGTTCGCGGGCAAGAACCGGCGCTCGCGTCCGGGCGAGTTCTGGGCCCTTCGCGGAGTGTCGTTCGAGGTCGAGGCGGGCGAGGCGATCGGCGTGGTCGGCCGGAACGGGCAGGGCAAGTCGACGTTGCTGAAGCTCGTAGCGGGCGTGCTGCTTCCCGATGAGGGCACAGTCTCCGTGCGGGACGGCGTCGCACCGCTCATCGAGATAACTGGCGGGTTCGTCAATGATCTGACGGTGCGCGACAACGTGTATCTGACGGCGGGCCTGCACGGCATGCCAAAACGGGAGATCGACCGGCGATTCGATGACATCATCGGTTTCGCGGAGATCGATGACTTCGTCGACACGCCGTACAAGCACCTGTCGAGCGGCATGAAGGTTCGCATCGCGTTCTCCGTGATCTCCCAGCTCGAGGAACCCATCATCCTCGTCGACGAAGTCCTCGCCGTGGGCGACAAGGGGTTCAAGGAGAAGTGCTACCGCCGCATCGACGAGATGCTCGAGGGCGGACGCACGCTCTTCTTCGTCTCGCACAACGAACGCGACCTGCGGCGGTTCTGCTCGCGCGGCCTCTACCTCGACAAGGGGAAACTCGTTCTGGATGCCGCCATCGACGAAGTGCTCGACCGGTACAACGACGATTACAACAGGTAG
- a CDS encoding NTP transferase domain-containing protein, giving the protein MTTQVVILAAGMGSRLGRSLPKPLTELNDGRTIMQQQFDNIHQAFGKNVKVTIVVGYKLEHIIEAFPDANFVYNEQYDQTNTSKSLLRALKASSNGGVLWMNGDVVFDPSALERATALVARDQSFVTVNTSKVSDEEVKYTTSAEGYIKELSKTIKTGALGEAVGINYISRDDKAAFIRQLQRVDDQDYFERGLELAIENDSLLIEPMDISDLYAVEVDFAEDLERANLFV; this is encoded by the coding sequence ATGACCACCCAGGTCGTTATTCTTGCTGCGGGAATGGGCAGTCGACTCGGACGCTCGCTCCCCAAGCCGCTGACCGAGCTCAACGATGGCCGCACCATCATGCAGCAGCAGTTCGACAACATCCACCAGGCCTTCGGCAAGAACGTCAAGGTCACGATCGTGGTCGGGTACAAGCTCGAGCACATCATCGAGGCGTTCCCCGACGCGAACTTCGTCTACAACGAGCAGTACGACCAGACGAACACCTCGAAGAGCCTGCTGCGGGCGCTCAAGGCGTCATCGAACGGCGGCGTTCTCTGGATGAACGGCGACGTCGTCTTCGACCCGTCCGCGCTCGAGCGCGCCACGGCACTTGTCGCTCGGGACCAGTCGTTCGTCACCGTGAACACGTCGAAGGTCTCCGACGAGGAGGTCAAGTACACGACGAGCGCCGAGGGCTATATCAAGGAGCTCTCGAAGACGATCAAGACGGGCGCCCTCGGCGAAGCCGTCGGCATCAACTACATCTCGCGCGACGACAAGGCGGCGTTCATCCGTCAGCTGCAGCGCGTCGACGACCAGGACTACTTCGAGCGCGGCCTCGAGCTCGCGATCGAGAACGACAGCCTGCTCATCGAGCCGATGGACATCTCCGACCTGTACGCGGTCGAGGTCGACTTCGCCGAGGATCTGGAGCGAGCCAACCTGTTCGTCTAG
- a CDS encoding CDP-alcohol phosphatidyltransferase family protein: MSTPHHDRPAKPRSLAELRAVAQPPEVRSRRNAEHWTASLYLRDLSPYVTWLLLRTSISANGVTGLMILSGWCVAASLLIPGFAGAALALVMCQVQMLIDCCDGEVARWRRTSSPAGAFLDAVGHYSTEALIPLALAIRAAGYPFTPDGDYLWTTLGALLALVLVLNKALNDMVRVARANFGAPKLTYSEAEMAPSGGLLATVRRAAKVVPLHRMFHSVEMTIVIFAAAIVGLFVGDLVAMRWVLVILLVVATLTLFGHFVAIMASKRVRA, encoded by the coding sequence GTGTCCACCCCGCACCATGACCGTCCCGCGAAGCCGCGTTCGCTCGCCGAGCTGCGCGCCGTCGCGCAGCCACCCGAGGTGCGTTCGCGCCGGAACGCCGAGCACTGGACGGCCTCCCTGTACTTGCGGGATCTCTCGCCGTACGTGACCTGGCTGCTCCTGCGCACGTCGATAAGCGCCAACGGCGTGACGGGGCTCATGATCCTCAGCGGCTGGTGCGTCGCGGCATCCCTGCTCATTCCCGGATTCGCCGGAGCAGCCCTCGCTCTCGTGATGTGCCAAGTGCAGATGCTCATCGACTGCTGTGATGGCGAGGTCGCGCGCTGGCGGCGCACGTCATCGCCGGCAGGCGCCTTCCTCGACGCGGTCGGACACTACTCGACAGAGGCGCTCATCCCGCTCGCGCTCGCGATCCGCGCGGCCGGCTACCCGTTCACGCCCGACGGCGACTACCTGTGGACGACGCTCGGCGCCCTGCTCGCGCTCGTGCTCGTGCTCAACAAGGCGCTCAACGACATGGTGCGCGTGGCACGCGCGAACTTCGGAGCGCCCAAGCTCACGTATTCCGAGGCGGAGATGGCGCCCTCCGGTGGGCTGCTCGCGACGGTGCGCCGAGCGGCGAAGGTCGTGCCGCTGCACCGCATGTTCCACTCGGTCGAGATGACGATCGTGATCTTCGCGGCGGCGATCGTCGGCCTTTTCGTGGGCGACCTCGTCGCGATGCGATGGGTCCTCGTCATCCTCCTCGTCGTCGCCACCCTCACGCTCTTCGGGCACTTCGTCGCGATCATGGCATCCAAACGTGTCCGCGCCTGA
- a CDS encoding ABC transporter ATP-binding protein, giving the protein MASARDALGSRPESDASALVGDAPATGAGGPAPTAGAEPAPELVEAEPAIESPVSHEQPAAVAPAGLAESTEPAAADRGVIELVGLTKRFGDTVAVDNIGLTIPAGSFYGIVGPNGAGKTTTLSMITGLLRPDAGRVRVNGIDVWAEPATAKRSMGVLPDRMRLFDRLTGAQLLYYSGVLRGLDNATVRSRVRSLTKAFALEDAVGRLVSDYSVGMSKKIALACALIHSPRVLVLDEPFESVDPVSAGAITEILQKYVENGGTVVLSSHGMEFIERVCDNVAIIVGGEVLADGSVDSVRAGATLEERFIELVGGRKATEDLEWLHSFSD; this is encoded by the coding sequence GTGGCGAGTGCCCGTGACGCACTCGGCTCTCGACCCGAGAGCGACGCCTCAGCACTCGTTGGAGACGCTCCCGCGACCGGCGCAGGCGGTCCGGCCCCGACTGCCGGAGCCGAGCCCGCACCGGAACTTGTGGAAGCGGAGCCGGCGATCGAATCGCCGGTTTCCCATGAACAGCCTGCGGCGGTAGCACCGGCGGGCCTCGCCGAGTCGACGGAGCCCGCTGCCGCGGATCGCGGCGTCATCGAACTCGTCGGCCTCACCAAGCGGTTCGGCGACACCGTAGCGGTCGACAACATCGGCCTCACCATTCCGGCCGGCTCGTTCTACGGGATCGTCGGACCGAATGGTGCGGGGAAGACGACGACGCTGTCGATGATCACCGGGCTCTTGCGCCCCGACGCAGGCAGGGTCCGCGTCAACGGCATCGACGTGTGGGCGGAGCCAGCCACCGCGAAGCGCTCGATGGGAGTGCTGCCCGATCGCATGCGCCTCTTCGACCGCCTCACGGGTGCGCAGCTGTTGTACTACTCCGGCGTCCTTCGCGGCCTCGACAATGCGACAGTGCGATCGCGCGTGCGCAGCCTCACCAAGGCCTTCGCCCTCGAGGACGCGGTCGGTCGCCTCGTCTCCGACTACTCCGTCGGAATGTCGAAGAAGATCGCCCTCGCGTGCGCGCTCATCCATTCACCGCGCGTTCTCGTGCTCGACGAGCCGTTCGAGTCGGTCGATCCGGTTTCCGCGGGCGCGATCACGGAGATACTGCAGAAGTATGTCGAGAACGGCGGCACGGTCGTCCTCTCGAGCCACGGCATGGAGTTCATCGAGCGCGTCTGCGACAACGTGGCGATCATCGTCGGGGGAGAAGTGCTCGCCGATGGGAGCGTGGACTCCGTCCGCGCCGGTGCGACGCTCGAGGAACGGTTCATCGAACTCGTCGGCGGACGCAAAGCAACGGAGGACCTGGAATGGTTGCACAGCTTCTCCGACTGA
- a CDS encoding DUF3039 domain-containing protein, with product MNVQLRTGEPIPAGGSTDVLDRELEELLENESIEPGDHERFSHYVKKDKILESAITGKPVRALCGKKWTPGRDPEKFPVCPECKKVYERLRDS from the coding sequence ATGAACGTGCAGCTTCGAACCGGTGAACCGATCCCCGCTGGTGGATCGACCGACGTGCTCGATCGTGAGCTCGAAGAGCTTCTCGAGAACGAGAGCATCGAGCCCGGCGACCACGAGCGGTTCTCGCACTACGTCAAGAAGGACAAGATCCTCGAGTCCGCCATCACGGGGAAGCCGGTGCGTGCCCTGTGCGGGAAGAAGTGGACGCCGGGACGCGATCCCGAGAAGTTTCCCGTCTGCCCGGAGTGCAAGAAGGTCTACGAGCGACTGCGCGACTCCTGA
- a CDS encoding glycosyltransferase family 2 protein encodes MSAPDASSDLPDIGVVVLTQGNRPEALAAGIRSVLEQKDVTTNIVVVGNGWQPEDLPDGVGALALPENLGIPAGRNRGAARVTGEYIFFLDDDATLPDDHFLSDAIGILRRSPDIGLVQPRLEDAVDGRAPRRWIPRIRKGDRHRSSNIFSCLEAVIVMPRSVFDACGGWGEEYFYAHEGIELAWRVWDQDRRAWYAGNLVANHPFVHPTRHTEYYRLNARNRIWLARRNLPLVLQPLYVGAWTGITLLRWWRKRDVLRVWFAGWREGWRTSPGARRPLRWKTVWRMTLAGRPPVI; translated from the coding sequence GTGTCCGCGCCTGACGCGTCGAGCGACCTGCCGGATATCGGCGTCGTCGTTCTCACCCAGGGGAATCGACCGGAGGCGCTCGCCGCCGGCATCCGCTCCGTGCTTGAGCAGAAGGACGTGACCACGAACATCGTCGTCGTGGGCAACGGCTGGCAGCCCGAGGACCTTCCCGACGGCGTCGGCGCTCTCGCCCTGCCCGAGAACCTGGGCATCCCCGCGGGACGGAACCGCGGGGCCGCACGAGTGACGGGGGAGTACATCTTCTTCCTCGATGACGATGCGACCCTGCCCGACGATCACTTCCTCAGCGACGCCATCGGCATCCTGCGGCGAAGTCCCGACATCGGGCTCGTGCAGCCCCGGCTCGAGGACGCCGTCGACGGCCGCGCTCCGCGCCGTTGGATTCCGAGGATCCGCAAGGGCGACCGGCACCGGTCAAGCAACATCTTCTCGTGCCTCGAAGCCGTCATTGTGATGCCGCGGAGCGTGTTCGACGCGTGCGGCGGCTGGGGCGAGGAGTACTTCTACGCGCATGAGGGCATCGAGCTCGCCTGGCGCGTGTGGGACCAGGACCGTCGGGCCTGGTACGCCGGGAACCTGGTTGCGAACCATCCGTTCGTGCATCCGACACGGCACACCGAGTACTACCGACTCAACGCGCGCAACCGCATCTGGCTCGCTCGCCGCAACCTGCCGCTGGTCCTGCAGCCGCTCTACGTCGGCGCCTGGACCGGCATCACGCTGCTGCGGTGGTGGCGCAAGCGCGACGTGCTGCGCGTCTGGTTCGCGGGCTGGCGGGAAGGCTGGCGCACGAGCCCGGGAGCACGACGGCCGCTGCGCTGGAAGACGGTGTGGCGCATGACGCTCGCCGGTCGGCCGCCCGTGATCTGA
- a CDS encoding nicotinate phosphoribosyltransferase has product MDTSTALHTDRYELTMLEAAIKHGTADRRCMFEAFGRRLPGARRFGVVGGIGRLLTAISEFRFTDVELDWLAANDVVGAATIDWLADYRFRGDIWGYREGEAYFPESPILIVESSFAEGVLLETLILSILNYDSAVATAATRMVTAARGRPLAEMGSRRAHEDAAVAAARAAFIAGFDATSNLEAGRAWGVPTMGTAAHSFTLLHDSEEEAFRAQVVASGPGTTLLVDTYDIAAGVETAIRVAGPELGAIRLDSGDLPTLVLQVRAQLDGLGARNTKITVTNDLDEYAIATLATVPVDSYGVGTSLVTGSGSPAAGLVYKLVAHEGDDGSWVPVAKASAGKASIGGRKFATRRRDGNGVAVEERVYVGLGPEDAHGIPAAERPLLVPLIENGFVDEHHTGAEGTLRAREHHAAVRKELPADAFRLGRGDPALPTVIAD; this is encoded by the coding sequence GTGGACACGTCGACGGCACTGCACACCGACCGATACGAGCTCACCATGCTCGAAGCCGCCATCAAGCACGGAACCGCGGATCGACGCTGCATGTTCGAGGCCTTCGGCCGGCGCCTGCCGGGCGCCCGGCGCTTCGGCGTCGTCGGAGGAATCGGCCGGCTTCTCACCGCCATCTCCGAGTTCCGGTTCACTGACGTCGAGCTCGACTGGCTCGCCGCGAACGACGTCGTCGGCGCCGCCACGATCGACTGGCTCGCCGACTACCGCTTCCGGGGCGACATCTGGGGATACCGCGAGGGGGAAGCCTACTTTCCCGAGTCACCGATCCTCATCGTCGAGTCCAGCTTCGCGGAGGGCGTGCTTCTCGAGACCCTCATCCTCAGCATCCTGAACTATGACTCGGCCGTCGCGACGGCGGCGACGCGCATGGTGACCGCCGCCCGCGGTCGCCCTCTGGCCGAGATGGGGTCACGGCGTGCGCATGAGGACGCGGCGGTCGCGGCCGCTCGCGCCGCCTTCATCGCCGGATTCGACGCCACGAGCAATCTCGAGGCGGGACGGGCGTGGGGTGTGCCGACGATGGGCACGGCAGCGCACTCGTTCACCCTCCTGCACGACAGCGAGGAGGAGGCTTTCCGCGCGCAGGTGGTGGCATCGGGACCCGGAACAACCCTGCTCGTCGATACCTACGACATCGCGGCGGGCGTGGAGACCGCCATCCGAGTCGCCGGCCCGGAGCTCGGCGCCATCCGCCTCGACTCCGGGGACTTGCCGACACTGGTTCTGCAAGTGCGTGCGCAGCTTGATGGCCTCGGCGCGCGCAATACGAAGATCACCGTGACGAACGATCTTGACGAATACGCGATCGCGACGCTCGCGACCGTGCCCGTCGACTCGTACGGAGTAGGCACGTCACTTGTCACCGGGTCGGGCTCCCCCGCGGCCGGTCTGGTCTACAAGCTCGTCGCTCACGAGGGCGACGACGGCTCTTGGGTTCCTGTCGCGAAGGCGTCGGCGGGCAAGGCATCGATCGGTGGCCGCAAATTCGCCACTCGTCGTCGCGACGGGAACGGCGTCGCGGTGGAGGAGCGCGTCTACGTCGGGCTCGGCCCTGAAGACGCGCACGGTATCCCGGCGGCCGAACGACCGCTGCTCGTGCCGCTGATCGAGAACGGCTTCGTCGACGAGCACCACACGGGAGCCGAGGGCACGCTGCGGGCGCGCGAGCACCACGCGGCGGTGCGCAAAGAACTGCCGGCGGACGCGTTCCGTCTCGGGCGCGGCGATCCGGCCCTCCCCACCGTCATCGCGGACTGA